DNA from Selenomonadales bacterium:
ACGTATCGCCGAGCGCAAGAACGCTGTACGGATCGGCGGTAATGCCTCGCATCTGCGGCGACTTGAGAGAGATCGTCGTAACAGAGGGGGAGGGGGCGTCGGTCGGTATGAGGTGAAGTCCTTCGCCGCATTGCTTGCCGTTCGTGAACGGGCAGAGGAGCGTAGTGCCTGTTATTGTCGCTGACGGCACTGTGCCGTCCAAACGGTGCTCGGAAAGTATGGTGCCGTCTTTTTTATGTAGTGCGCAGACGGTGCCGCCCTCTGTTTCCCAGACGGAGGCGAGATATGTGCCATGCACCAGCGCACGGCAGATGTGCGGTGATGAACCGAGTGAAGACAGTTTGCCCGAATCGAGGTCAAGTCGGTAGAGTGTGTGGCGGGCAGACGCAAGATAGCAGGCGTTCTCGTTTTGTACGGGACAGACGGCAGTCATCGTCGGCAGGGTGACAGGCTGACGTGCCCATGTGCCCTTGCGGAGCGTGTAGACAGAGCCGTCGGTCTTTCCGTTGGCAAAGAAAAAGACGCCTTTTTCGGAAGAAACCAGTGCAAGCGGGCGGTACGTGTGCGGGAGCGGTCTGCGAAAAAGTACGGCTCCGCTCGCGGTGTTTAAAAGGAGCAGGGCATTGTCGGTGCGGTCGAATACGGCAAGACGGCAGGGCGGTAAAAGCATGCGGATCACCTCGCGGAAAAGTAAGAATAAATTACTGTATGATATTCGCAGATGGTGCGATTTGCTTATTGAAAGGCGGTGCGTAGGTTGGTATAATTTACAGGTACGGGACTTATCCGTTCAAGGAGGAAACAACTAATACTATGAGATCGATATTAAATTTATTTCACGATAACGGGCAAGGCGTTTTGTTGAGCGTACTTGCACTCATTATATTCGGCGCGATCAACATTTACAGCGCCAGCTATGTCGCAAGCGGCAGCGGTATGGCTATCAAACAGGCGTTGTGGGCGATCATCGGCTGCGGTGCGATATATATTTTCAGCAAGGTGAACTATTGGCGCACCGAGAATTGGGGGATGGCGTTTACGATCCTTTCTATCGCACTGTGTATACTGGTGCGATTGACGGGCGAGGAGATCAATGGCGCGCGTCGCTGGCTCGATCTCGGGATCATCCAGTTCCAGCCGTCGGAGATCGCAAAGCTTGCATCGGCGATGCTGGCGGCGACCTATATCGGCCAAACGCTCCGTCGCGGAGGCTCGATCAAGCTGATCAGCAAAACGATGGGCGCGATCCTTGCTATGGGCGTTATCATCTTGCTTCAGCCTGATATGGGAACAGCAGCGATCGTTATTGCTATCGGGGTTGCCTTGTTTTTCATGGGAGGGTTGAATTCCAAGCAGGTGCGTGCATTGGTCGGTGTGGTCGCGGCGAGTGTCATCGTATGTATCATGTTCGCACCGTATCGAATGATGCGTGTGCTCGTCTGGCTCGGTATCGAAGAGAACAGAGATATCGAGTATCAAGCCAGTCAGGCGAAGATGGTCATCGGATCGGGCGGATTCGGCGGTGCCGGCTGGGGCGGCGGTCTTAGTAAGTACAGCTATCTTCCGGAATCACATACCGACTTTGCGTTTGCCGTATTCTGTGAAGAGTGGGGGTTCATCTTAACGGTATTATGCATCGTCTTGCCGTTCGTTTTGTTTACGCATCACGGATTCCGTATTGCCAAGCAGACGGAAGATCATTACGGTAAGATGCTTGCCTTGGGGATGACACTTCTTATCAGCGGACAGGCATTGTCCAATATGCTGATGGTCATGGGCTCGCTCCCTGTTATCGGGGTGCCGTTGCCGTTTATCAGCTATGGTGGTACGTCGCTCGTCATCAATATGGTGTGTGTCGGGATCCTGCTTAGTATCCATCGGAAGAATAAGAGCCTCGAACGAGCCAAGCTGAAGCGCGAACAAGCTGAAGCGAACGATCAGCAGGTCGTAATAACGGAATCAAAAGAATAGATATCGCAGATCAAAAAGAGAGATGGTAAGGGCCATCTCTCTTTTCGTTGTAGCAGGGGGACTTTTCGCCTCATATGATACGGTAGTTTGAAGAAAAAGGAGGTTTGCCGTATGTCGGAAACGATGCGGGCGAAAGGCTTTATCAGCGAAGAGTCTATCTTAGACCTTGCCTCGGCCTCGGAAGACGGATGTGCATTCAGCGTGGTAAAGAGCCAGCAATTCGCGCACGTATATATGCCGATACAGATGTATCAGCGGTCGCTGCCGCTCAAGGAAGCGCTCGTCAAAGGGACGCTGTTCCCGGAACTCTGGGGTGTCTATCCGATCCCCGAATGAAAGGAGGAAACTTGATGGAACGGGAAAAACAGTCTTCGATGCTGAGGAGGATACAAGAGGTGCAGTTCGCGGCGCATGAGCTGGGACTTTATCTCGATACGCATCCGAATGACAGCGCGGCACTCGTCGATTTTGAAACGGTGAACGAAAAGCTCCGCAAGATGGTACGTGAGTATGAGCGTCAATGCGGGCCGATGTTCTCGGTCGGTCAGACGATACGGTCGCAAGAAACGTGGCTCTGGGCAGAAGGCCCGTGGCCGTGGGAAATGTAGGAGGGAAATGCGATGTGGGTCTATCAACGATGTTTACAGCGCCCTGTCAAGGTAACGCGTCCCGATGTCAAGTTCGCCAAGCTCGTCGTAGCGCAATACGGCGGGCCAAACGGTGAGCTGTCGGCATCGCTTCAATATATCAATCAAAGGTACGCCATGCCGACAAGCAGGGCGAAGGCGATCCTCACCGATATCGGTACGGAAGAATTGGCACATCAGGAGAT
Protein-coding regions in this window:
- a CDS encoding rod shape-determining protein RodA; protein product: MRSILNLFHDNGQGVLLSVLALIIFGAINIYSASYVASGSGMAIKQALWAIIGCGAIYIFSKVNYWRTENWGMAFTILSIALCILVRLTGEEINGARRWLDLGIIQFQPSEIAKLASAMLAATYIGQTLRRGGSIKLISKTMGAILAMGVIILLQPDMGTAAIVIAIGVALFFMGGLNSKQVRALVGVVAASVIVCIMFAPYRMMRVLVWLGIEENRDIEYQASQAKMVIGSGGFGGAGWGGGLSKYSYLPESHTDFAFAVFCEEWGFILTVLCIVLPFVLFTHHGFRIAKQTEDHYGKMLALGMTLLISGQALSNMLMVMGSLPVIGVPLPFISYGGTSLVINMVCVGILLSIHRKNKSLERAKLKREQAEANDQQVVITESKE
- a CDS encoding spore coat associated protein CotJA encodes the protein MSETMRAKGFISEESILDLASASEDGCAFSVVKSQQFAHVYMPIQMYQRSLPLKEALVKGTLFPELWGVYPIPE
- a CDS encoding spore coat protein CotJB, with product MEREKQSSMLRRIQEVQFAAHELGLYLDTHPNDSAALVDFETVNEKLRKMVREYERQCGPMFSVGQTIRSQETWLWAEGPWPWEM
- a CDS encoding manganese catalase family protein; protein product: MWVYQRCLQRPVKVTRPDVKFAKLVVAQYGGPNGELSASLQYINQRYAMPTSRAKAILTDIGTEELAHQEMVATIVYKLTEGACEKDFVEAGWGAHWTQHGKGLYWEDANGVPWSAK